One Mya arenaria isolate MELC-2E11 chromosome 7, ASM2691426v1 genomic window carries:
- the LOC128240052 gene encoding zinc finger protein 234-like: MQINTGEKAYKCATCGSVFALKVSLQRHVKIHTGEKPFKCVTCGVAFSRRDKLTNHMKHHSGKHENSVPNLSRLPSCMNSHIGGKQHRCETCEASFLNKSDLHKHMRIHTDCKPYKCDMCGASFYHYYYLHNHIYKHIMEMPYKCATCLSAFSEKVALLRHMGKHTGEKPYRCATCGSAFALKVTLLRHVKIHTGEKPFKCVTCSAAFSRRDKLKSHMKHHSGTQENSLPKLSPPRYTQIHTEGKPHMCETCAATFTLKSNLRKHMMIHSGEKPYKCDICAVCFTRYNQLQNHINTHIGLKPYKCDTCGIAFTQSGGLQKHLRVHTGEKPFICEACGAAFAWKHKLQIHMRIHTGEKPFKCAECGAAFSRKDKLQRHMIRHTEKNAKALPHSSHLPNSMIDNTRRKKHKCETCAASFIDAHNLRTHMRIHTGEKPYMCVVCGASFNQRGHLKVHMNTHTGEKPYKCATCGASFSTAGALQMHITIHTGEKPFKCEVCGAGFITRQKVRIHMRRHTGERPYLCEICGAVYSGNDKLRIHMKRHTEEKPFKS; the protein is encoded by the coding sequence atgcaaataaacacCGGAGAAAAGGCATACAAGTGTGCAACTTGTGGGTCTGTGTTTGCTCTAAAGGTTTCTTTACAAAGACACGTTAAAATTCATACTGGTGAGAAGCCCTTCAAGTGTGTTACATGTGGTGTTGCTTTTTCTAGGAGAGATAAGCTAACAAATCACATGAAACATCACTCAGGAAAACATGAAAATTCTGTACCTAATTTATCTCGATTGCCAAGCTGTATGAATTCACACATTGGAGGGAAGCAACATAGGTGCGAGACATGCGAGGCTTCTTTTCTGAATAAATCTGATTTACATAAACACATGAGAATACACACTGATTGCAAACCATACAAGTGTGATATGTGCGGCGCTTCTTTTTATCATTACTATTATTTACACAaccatatttataaacacataatGGAAATGCCATACAAGTGTGCGACTTGTCTGTCTGCGTTTTCTGAAAAGGTTGCTTTACTAAGACACATGGGAAAACATActggagagaagccatacaggTGTGCGACTTGTGGGTCTGCGTTTGCTTTAAAGGTTACTTTACTAAGGCACGTTAAAATTCATACTGGCGAGAAGCCCTTTAAGTGTGTTACATGTAGTGCTGCTTTTTCTAGGAGAGATAAGCTAAAAAGTCACATGAAACATCACTCAGGAACGCAGGAAAATTCTTTACCTAAATTATCTCCACCGcgatatacacaaatacacactgAAGGGAAGCCACACATGTGCGAGACATGTGCTGCTACTTTTACATTGAAGTCTAATTTACGTAAACACATGATGATACACTCTGGTGAAAAGCCTTACAAGTGTGATATATGTGCCGTTTGTTTTACTCGATACAACCAGTTACAAAAccatattaatacacacataggattgaagccatacaagtgtgataCATGTGGAATAGCGTTTACTCAAAGTGGAGGTTTACAGAAGCATTTAAGAGTACATACTGGAGAGAAGCCCTTTATTTGCGAGGCATGTGGTGCTGCTTTTGCATGGAAACATAAGTTACAAATTCACATGAGAATACACACGGGAGAAAAACCATTCAAGTGTGCAGAGTGTGGTGCTGCATTTTCTAGGAAAGATAAGCTTCAAAGACACATGATAAGACATACAGAAAAGAACGCAAAGGCTTTACCTCATTCATCGCATTTGCCAAACAGTATGATTGATAACACTAGAAGGAAGAAACATAAGTGTGAGACATGTGCTGCGTCCTTCATTGATGCGCATAACTTACGTACACACATGAGGATACACACCGGAGAAAAGCCATACATGTGTGTTGTCTGTGGCGCTTCTTTTAATCAAAGAGGCCATTTAAAAGTCCACATGAATACTCACActggagagaagccatacaagtgtgcgACATGTGGGGCGTCGTTTTCTACAGCAGGTGCTTTACAGATGCACATAACAATACACACTGGGGAGAAGCCCTTTAAGTGCGAGGTTTGTGGTGCTGGTTTTATAACCAGACAAAAGGTTCGAATTCACATGAGACGACATACCGGGGAGAGGCCCTACCTGTGCGAAATATGTGGTGCGGTTTATTCTGGCAATGATAAGCTTCGAATTCACATGAAGCGACATACCGAAGAGAAGCCCTTCAAGAGCTGA